A DNA window from Clavibacter sepedonicus contains the following coding sequences:
- a CDS encoding polyprenol monophosphomannose synthase yields the protein MSSLTIVIPTYEEARNVGELLPRLAAMAGQNPDFRITAMIVDDSSPDGTADLVRSLAPSVETDTFRVRVETRAEKAGLGAAYIWAFEKLLGADEPPTHILQMDADLSHDPAYITEMLRRVRGGADLVVASRYIRGGATPDWDLKRRFLSVGGNLYTRLFLGSRITDYTGGFNLYETQLLRRIRPSTITTTGYGFQIEMKQRALKTAKRPTEVAIVFMDRTEGESKIPSDTLVKNLLLVLQLRFGLRRG from the coding sequence TTGAGCAGTCTCACGATCGTGATCCCCACCTACGAGGAGGCGCGCAACGTCGGGGAGCTGCTGCCCCGCCTCGCGGCCATGGCGGGCCAGAACCCCGACTTCCGGATCACGGCCATGATCGTCGACGACTCCTCGCCCGACGGCACCGCCGACCTTGTCCGGTCGCTCGCGCCGAGCGTCGAGACCGACACGTTCCGCGTGCGCGTCGAGACCCGCGCGGAGAAGGCCGGCCTCGGCGCGGCCTACATCTGGGCCTTCGAGAAGCTGCTCGGGGCCGACGAGCCGCCGACCCACATCCTGCAGATGGACGCCGACCTCTCGCACGACCCCGCCTACATCACGGAGATGCTGCGCCGGGTGCGCGGCGGCGCCGACCTCGTGGTCGCCTCGCGCTACATCCGGGGCGGCGCGACGCCCGACTGGGACCTCAAGCGCCGGTTCCTCAGCGTCGGCGGCAACCTCTACACGCGCCTGTTCCTCGGCTCCCGCATCACGGACTACACGGGCGGCTTCAACCTCTACGAGACGCAGCTGCTGCGGCGGATCAGGCCCTCCACCATCACGACCACGGGCTACGGCTTCCAGATCGAGATGAAGCAGCGCGCGCTGAAGACCGCGAAGCGTCCCACCGAGGTGGCGATCGTGTTCATGGACCGCACCGAGGGCGAGTCGAAGATCCCGAGCGACACGCTCGTGAAGAACCTGCTGCTCGTTCTGCAGCTGCGCTTCGGGCTGCGCCGGGGCTGA
- a CDS encoding DUF429 domain-containing protein yields MRRFLGIDLAWAEGTATRPARETGLACIDASGRVLDLTTARGIDEVVAWVARWEDPGAVAAVDGPLVVANATGSRLAEKEVASRYGRLGISAYPSNTGRPAQGAVVLRRRLEAAGWEYDDGSGAARDAGARTMLECYPYTTLVGAPELGFAGVKPRYKRLAPLLATAERRPHRAAEFRVVLDAVAGLAHADPPLDVTTHPRAAALVADGPAIVERQHKHLEDLLDGLICAWTAAYWARHGLARSQVLGATDPVVDEHGRRGTIIAPARPHQRAPGDPLSAPAG; encoded by the coding sequence ATGCGCCGCTTCCTCGGGATCGACCTCGCCTGGGCGGAGGGCACCGCGACCCGGCCGGCGCGCGAGACGGGGCTCGCGTGCATCGACGCCTCGGGCCGTGTGCTCGACCTCACGACCGCCCGCGGGATCGACGAGGTGGTCGCCTGGGTCGCCCGCTGGGAGGACCCGGGAGCGGTCGCCGCGGTCGACGGACCGCTGGTCGTCGCCAACGCCACGGGCAGCCGCCTCGCCGAGAAGGAGGTCGCCTCGCGCTACGGCCGCCTCGGCATCTCCGCGTACCCGTCGAACACGGGCCGACCGGCGCAGGGCGCGGTCGTGCTGCGGCGGAGGCTGGAGGCGGCGGGCTGGGAGTACGACGACGGGTCCGGCGCCGCGCGCGACGCGGGCGCCCGCACGATGCTCGAGTGCTACCCCTACACGACGCTCGTGGGCGCGCCCGAGCTCGGGTTCGCGGGCGTGAAGCCGCGCTACAAGCGCCTCGCGCCGCTGCTCGCGACGGCCGAGCGGCGCCCCCACCGGGCGGCCGAGTTCCGCGTGGTGCTCGACGCGGTCGCGGGGCTCGCACACGCGGATCCGCCGCTCGACGTGACGACGCACCCGCGCGCGGCCGCGCTCGTCGCCGACGGCCCGGCGATCGTGGAGCGGCAGCACAAGCACCTCGAGGACCTGCTCGACGGCCTCATCTGCGCCTGGACCGCCGCGTACTGGGCCCGGCACGGGCTCGCGCGCTCGCAGGTGCTGGGCGCGACGGACCCGGTGGTCGACGAGCACGGCCGGCGCGGCACGATCATCGCGCCGGCGCGCCCGCACCAGCGCGCGCCCGGCGATCCGCTGTCCGCTCCCGCGGGCTAG
- a CDS encoding aspartate ammonia-lyase has product MTPVSPNDDRIPTSDGHPVRTETDSLGSMDVPADAYWGIHTARALDNFPISLRPLSVYPEFVVALAQVKQAAARANVQIGVLDARKAKQIDEVCTEIIAGHLHDQFVVGVIQGGAGTSTNMNTNEVIANRALERAGHALGDYQHMHPLDDVNRSQSTNDTYPTALKVALIHSLLQTLDELDLLRRSFLAKGAQFSQVLKVGRTQLQDAVPMTLGQEFHGFATTLEEDHARLGELVPLLSEINLGATAIGTGITADPNYAAAVRGHLSAITGYTLVTASDLIEATSDAGVFMTLSSTLKRGAIKLSKICNDLRLLSSGPQAGLGEINLPPRQAGSSIMPGKVNPVIPEVVNQVAFSIAGADVTVTMAAEGGQLQLNAFEPVIAHSLLQSLSWLRNAAKTLRVNCIDGITANTERLAAQVESSVGVVTALTPYIGYAASSSLAKTALMTSASIPDLVVEAGLMTRTQVEKILAPDRLSGLEPVTAAMSVITPEMLAAHAAEEGGQAD; this is encoded by the coding sequence ATGACCCCTGTCAGCCCGAACGACGACCGCATCCCGACCTCGGACGGCCACCCCGTCCGCACCGAGACCGACAGCCTGGGGAGCATGGACGTCCCCGCCGACGCCTACTGGGGGATCCACACGGCGCGCGCGCTCGACAACTTCCCCATCAGCCTGCGGCCGCTCAGCGTCTACCCGGAGTTCGTCGTCGCGCTCGCGCAGGTGAAGCAGGCCGCGGCCCGCGCCAACGTGCAGATCGGCGTGCTCGATGCGCGGAAGGCGAAGCAGATCGACGAGGTCTGCACCGAGATCATCGCCGGGCACCTGCACGACCAGTTCGTGGTCGGCGTGATCCAGGGCGGCGCCGGCACGAGCACCAACATGAACACCAACGAGGTCATCGCGAACCGCGCCCTCGAGCGGGCCGGCCACGCGCTCGGCGACTACCAGCACATGCACCCGCTCGACGACGTGAACCGCAGCCAGTCGACGAACGACACGTACCCGACCGCGCTCAAGGTCGCCCTCATCCACTCGCTGCTGCAGACGCTCGACGAGCTCGACCTGCTGCGCCGCTCGTTCCTCGCGAAGGGCGCGCAGTTCTCGCAGGTGCTGAAGGTCGGGCGCACTCAGCTGCAGGACGCCGTGCCCATGACGCTCGGCCAGGAGTTCCACGGCTTCGCCACCACGCTCGAGGAGGACCACGCGCGGCTCGGGGAGCTCGTGCCGCTCTTGTCGGAGATCAACCTGGGCGCCACGGCGATCGGCACGGGCATCACGGCGGATCCGAACTACGCGGCCGCCGTGCGCGGGCACCTCAGCGCCATCACGGGCTACACGCTCGTGACCGCGAGCGACCTCATCGAGGCGACGAGCGACGCGGGCGTCTTCATGACGCTGTCGTCGACGCTCAAGCGCGGCGCCATCAAGCTGTCGAAGATCTGCAACGATCTCCGGCTGCTGTCGTCGGGGCCGCAGGCGGGGCTCGGCGAGATCAACCTGCCGCCGCGGCAGGCGGGATCCAGCATCATGCCGGGCAAGGTCAATCCCGTGATCCCCGAGGTCGTCAACCAGGTCGCGTTCTCCATCGCCGGCGCCGACGTGACGGTGACCATGGCGGCCGAGGGCGGGCAGCTGCAGCTCAACGCGTTCGAGCCGGTCATCGCGCACTCGCTGCTGCAGTCGCTGAGCTGGCTGCGGAACGCGGCGAAGACGCTGCGTGTGAACTGCATCGACGGGATCACCGCCAACACCGAGCGGCTCGCGGCGCAGGTGGAGTCGTCGGTGGGCGTCGTCACCGCGCTCACGCCGTACATCGGCTACGCCGCGTCCTCCAGCCTCGCGAAGACGGCGCTCATGACGAGCGCGTCGATCCCGGACCTCGTCGTCGAGGCGGGGCTCATGACGCGGACGCAGGTGGAGAAGATCCTCGCGCCCGACCGGCTCTCGGGCCTCGAGCCCGTGACGGCGGCCATGTCCGTGATCACGCCGGAGATGCTCGCGGCGCATGCGGCCGAGGAGGGCGGGCAGGCCGACTGA
- a CDS encoding fumarylacetoacetate hydrolase family protein has protein sequence MKFAHLLADDGVTPRLAAIVSEGEALFLDEVLDDSPRDLQDLIERGDDELARVRATVERAVASRTNTTPVDGLTHASAILRPPAVYAVGLNYSAHAEELNITSASAPTVFALWPNSLSGHEGTTSWPRSLSEEVDYEVELGVVIGRAARDVSEADALDHVFGYTVVNDITARNLQFSEQQWSRCKSFDGFSPTGPVVVTRDEIADPQDLRITTVLDGETVQDGRTSGMVRTVARLVSYLSTSSTLQPGTLISTGTTSGAGYSRDPQIFLKDGSTVTVSVEGIGSLTTHTRIL, from the coding sequence ATGAAGTTCGCCCACCTGCTCGCCGACGACGGCGTGACCCCCCGACTGGCCGCGATCGTCTCGGAGGGCGAGGCGCTCTTCCTCGACGAGGTGCTCGACGACTCCCCGCGCGACCTGCAGGACCTCATCGAGCGCGGTGACGACGAGCTGGCCCGCGTCCGCGCGACCGTCGAGCGCGCCGTCGCGAGCCGCACCAACACCACGCCGGTGGACGGCCTCACGCACGCCTCCGCGATCCTCCGCCCGCCGGCCGTCTACGCCGTGGGCCTCAACTACTCCGCGCACGCCGAGGAGCTCAACATCACGAGCGCCTCCGCCCCCACGGTCTTCGCGCTCTGGCCCAACTCGCTCTCCGGCCACGAGGGCACCACGAGCTGGCCGCGCTCGCTCAGCGAGGAGGTCGACTACGAGGTCGAGCTCGGCGTGGTCATCGGCCGCGCCGCCCGCGACGTGTCCGAGGCGGATGCGCTCGACCACGTGTTCGGCTACACGGTCGTCAACGACATCACGGCCCGCAACCTCCAGTTCTCGGAGCAGCAGTGGAGCCGCTGCAAGAGCTTCGACGGCTTCTCCCCCACGGGTCCCGTCGTCGTCACGCGCGACGAGATCGCCGACCCGCAGGACCTCCGAATCACCACGGTCCTCGACGGCGAGACGGTGCAGGACGGCCGCACGAGCGGCATGGTCCGTACGGTCGCGCGCCTCGTCTCCTACCTCTCCACGTCGTCCACGCTCCAGCCGGGCACGCTCATCTCCACGGGCACGACGAGCGGCGCCGGCTACTCGCGCGACCCGCAGATCTTCCTCAAGGACGGGAGCACCGTCACGGTCTCCGTCGAGGGCATCGGCTCGCTGACGACGCACACGCGCATCCTCTGA
- the ku gene encoding non-homologous end joining protein Ku, producing MRAIWKGAVTFGLVNVPVKVYSATQDHDVPLHQVHDADGGRIRYQRRCEVCGKVVDYAHIDKAFDDGDRTVVITEEDLSALPEEKSREIDVVEFVPSDQVDPVMLDRSYFLEPDSSSPKSYALLRRTLQETDRTAIVHVTLRQRTRLAALRVRGDVLMLQTLLWDDEVREADFPSLDAAPKVSPRELKMSAQLVEGFAEDFDPSKFSDEYQEQLKTLIDAKLAQGDSLDTDATFGEGSEEEDEGEGGEVLDLMDALKRSIERSRGGGSSGRKTAARKDAPARKAAAKGKAKVKASDSGADQADRKAATKTASVKKPAAKKPAAKKPAAKKAPAAERKSA from the coding sequence ATGAGAGCCATCTGGAAGGGCGCCGTCACCTTCGGCCTCGTCAACGTGCCCGTGAAGGTCTACAGCGCGACGCAGGACCACGACGTGCCGCTGCACCAGGTGCACGACGCCGACGGCGGGCGGATCCGCTACCAGCGCCGCTGCGAGGTGTGCGGCAAGGTCGTCGACTACGCCCACATCGACAAGGCCTTCGACGACGGCGACCGCACCGTCGTGATCACCGAGGAGGACCTCTCCGCGCTCCCCGAGGAGAAGAGCCGCGAGATCGACGTCGTCGAGTTCGTGCCGAGCGACCAGGTCGATCCCGTGATGCTCGACCGCAGCTACTTCCTCGAGCCCGACTCCTCGAGCCCCAAGTCGTACGCGCTCCTCCGCCGGACGCTGCAAGAGACCGACCGCACGGCGATCGTCCACGTGACGCTCCGCCAGCGCACCCGGCTCGCGGCGCTCCGCGTGCGCGGCGACGTGCTCATGCTGCAGACGCTCCTCTGGGACGACGAGGTGCGCGAGGCCGACTTCCCGTCGCTGGATGCGGCACCGAAGGTCTCGCCGCGGGAGCTGAAGATGTCGGCGCAGCTCGTGGAGGGGTTCGCGGAGGACTTCGACCCGTCGAAGTTCAGCGACGAGTACCAGGAGCAGCTGAAGACCCTCATCGACGCGAAGCTCGCGCAGGGCGACTCGCTCGACACCGACGCGACGTTCGGGGAGGGCTCCGAGGAGGAGGACGAGGGCGAGGGCGGCGAGGTGCTCGACCTGATGGACGCGCTGAAGCGGAGCATCGAGCGGAGCCGGGGCGGGGGATCCTCGGGGAGGAAGACGGCGGCGCGGAAGGACGCGCCCGCGCGGAAGGCGGCGGCGAAGGGGAAGGCGAAGGTGAAGGCGTCCGACAGCGGGGCCGATCAGGCGGACCGGAAGGCCGCCACGAAGACGGCGTCCGTGAAGAAGCCGGCCGCGAAGAAGCCGGCCGCGAAGAAGCCGGCCGCGAAGAAGGCGCCCGCCGCCGAGAGGAAGAGCGCGTAG
- a CDS encoding IS481-like element IS1121 family transposase, translating to MSHGNARLTVHGRVLLVRRVVEDRRPVAHVARELGVSRQCAHRWVNRFRAEGLRGLTDRSSRPRSVPRRTSPERERAVLEARAQLRAGPARLAPVTGVPSRTISRILRRHGAPPLAWLDPVTGAVIRASRSTAHRYEHEHPGDLIHVDVKKLGRIPDGGGWRVHGRSEQVRGRGIGFDYVHAAVDDHTRLAYAEIHPDEKGATAAGFLTRAAAYFAGRGITRIERVITDNAFAYRHSTAFKNAVQDLGARQKFIRPHCPWQNGKVERFNRTLATEWAYRQPFTSNQHRADALDPFIEHYNTERIHSSHGLTPAARVSPTS from the coding sequence ATGTCCCACGGTAATGCTCGTCTGACGGTTCACGGGAGGGTTCTCCTCGTGCGGCGGGTGGTGGAGGATCGTCGGCCGGTCGCGCACGTCGCGCGGGAGCTGGGGGTGTCGCGGCAGTGCGCGCATCGATGGGTGAACCGGTTCCGTGCCGAGGGGCTGCGAGGGCTGACGGATCGGTCATCGCGGCCCCGGTCAGTACCGAGGCGAACGAGCCCGGAGCGGGAACGGGCCGTGCTGGAAGCGCGGGCCCAGTTGCGGGCGGGTCCTGCGCGGCTGGCGCCGGTGACAGGTGTTCCATCCCGTACGATCTCCCGCATCCTGCGCCGGCACGGGGCGCCGCCGTTGGCATGGTTGGACCCCGTCACCGGGGCCGTGATCCGGGCATCCCGGTCAACGGCGCACCGGTATGAGCACGAGCATCCGGGTGATCTGATCCACGTGGACGTGAAGAAGCTCGGGAGGATCCCGGACGGAGGCGGCTGGCGGGTCCACGGGCGCAGCGAGCAGGTCCGCGGCCGCGGGATCGGGTTCGATTACGTCCATGCCGCGGTCGATGACCACACCCGTCTCGCCTACGCGGAGATCCATCCCGATGAGAAAGGCGCGACCGCGGCCGGGTTCCTGACCCGCGCAGCGGCGTACTTCGCCGGGCGCGGGATCACCCGGATCGAGCGGGTCATCACGGACAACGCGTTCGCCTACCGGCACTCGACCGCGTTCAAGAACGCCGTCCAGGACCTGGGCGCGCGGCAGAAGTTCATCCGCCCGCACTGCCCCTGGCAGAACGGCAAGGTCGAGCGCTTCAACCGGACCCTCGCGACCGAGTGGGCCTACCGGCAACCCTTCACCAGCAACCAACACCGCGCCGACGCGCTTGACCCCTTCATCGAGCACTACAACACTGAACGAATCCACTCAAGCCACGGGCTCACGCCCGCGGCCCGAGTGTCACCAACGTCATGA
- a CDS encoding DNA-3-methyladenine glycosylase family protein encodes MDSPGAAAPAHVARTVLEVPAPFDGDGVIRFLSWHAVTGAEEGDTTSFTQSARLAHGAGTVTVRLVDREPGDEVTTRVEHAADAPELLAGTRRLLGLDVDAARIDADLARDPALAAAVRATPGLRIPGTLDPRSTLFRTIVGQQISVASARATHRRMTADLGEDLPGSVAHGSVTRLPPTAARIARDGAELLRGPARRTATLTRIAEALETGELMIEHGMPRAELRAALVAFHGVGPWTADYVAMRALGEPDILLSGDLIVRRGAAALGLPDEARALDARAAAWSPWRSYATLHLWRVMTDGIPAAG; translated from the coding sequence ATGGACTCCCCCGGCGCCGCGGCGCCCGCGCACGTCGCCCGGACGGTGCTCGAGGTGCCGGCGCCCTTCGACGGCGACGGCGTGATCCGCTTCCTCTCCTGGCATGCCGTCACGGGCGCCGAGGAGGGCGACACGACCTCGTTCACGCAGTCGGCCCGGCTCGCGCACGGCGCGGGGACGGTGACCGTGCGCCTCGTCGACCGCGAGCCCGGCGACGAGGTGACCACCCGCGTCGAGCACGCCGCCGACGCCCCCGAGCTCCTCGCCGGCACGCGCCGCCTGCTCGGCCTCGACGTCGACGCGGCCCGCATCGACGCGGACCTCGCCCGCGACCCCGCGCTCGCCGCCGCCGTGCGCGCGACGCCCGGCCTCCGCATCCCCGGCACGCTGGATCCGCGCTCGACCCTCTTCCGCACGATCGTGGGCCAGCAGATCTCGGTCGCCTCCGCACGCGCCACCCATCGCCGCATGACGGCGGACCTCGGTGAGGACCTGCCCGGGTCGGTCGCGCACGGATCCGTCACCCGCCTCCCGCCCACCGCCGCGCGCATCGCCCGCGACGGCGCGGAGCTGCTGCGCGGGCCGGCACGACGCACGGCGACGCTGACCCGCATCGCCGAGGCCCTCGAGACGGGCGAGCTCATGATCGAGCACGGCATGCCGCGAGCGGAGCTCCGGGCGGCGCTCGTCGCCTTCCACGGCGTCGGCCCGTGGACCGCCGACTACGTCGCGATGCGCGCGCTCGGCGAGCCCGACATCCTGCTCTCCGGCGACCTCATCGTCCGCCGCGGTGCCGCCGCCCTCGGGCTCCCCGACGAGGCGCGCGCCCTCGACGCGCGCGCCGCCGCGTGGTCGCCGTGGCGCTCCTACGCGACCCTGCACCTCTGGCGCGTGATGACCGACGGGATTCCGGCCGCGGGCTGA
- a CDS encoding FAD-binding oxidoreductase, with amino-acid sequence MIDDDVIRTPHTPADADAVRAELVAALGDVVATDPASLEDARSDRSGYRSPAAPIAVVHATEVDHVVTTLRIASATGTPVVTRGAGTGLAGGATATAGEIVLSVRGMDRILEVSEADELAVVEPGVLNDDLNARLAPLGLWYSPDPASKAISTIGGNIATNAGGLLCAKYGVTREAVLALTVVLADGRVVDTGHRTVKGVTGYDLTALMIGSEGTLGVLVRATVRLRPLPTATPSTVAAFFPDSASAAAAASAITAARIRPAAMELLDGGALEAIDAFLGTDHSTRGSAHLLVRCDGPDAADEAARVVEVVVAGGGTADVTDDADEGERLLAIRRAFHPALAARGRVLIEDVAVPRSRLADMLTRIREIERETGLAIPTVAHAGDGNLHPNFLLPEDPTTPDGDATGIPDAVWHAADLLFHAAVDLGGTLTGEHGVGLLKRRWLADELGDDVMGLAAGIRRVFDPQGILNPGKAA; translated from the coding sequence ATGATCGACGACGACGTGATCCGCACCCCTCACACGCCCGCCGACGCCGACGCCGTCCGCGCGGAGCTCGTCGCCGCCCTCGGGGACGTCGTCGCCACCGACCCGGCCTCCCTCGAGGACGCGCGCTCCGACCGGTCCGGCTACCGCAGCCCGGCCGCGCCGATCGCCGTCGTGCACGCGACCGAGGTGGATCACGTCGTCACGACCCTCCGCATCGCGAGCGCCACCGGCACGCCCGTCGTCACGCGCGGCGCCGGCACGGGCCTCGCCGGAGGCGCGACGGCGACCGCGGGCGAGATCGTGCTGTCGGTGCGGGGCATGGACCGGATCCTCGAGGTCAGCGAGGCCGACGAGCTCGCGGTCGTGGAGCCCGGCGTCCTCAACGACGACCTCAACGCCCGGCTCGCCCCGCTCGGCCTCTGGTACTCGCCGGATCCCGCGAGCAAGGCCATCTCCACCATCGGCGGCAACATCGCCACCAACGCGGGCGGCCTGCTGTGCGCCAAGTACGGCGTGACGCGCGAGGCCGTCCTCGCGCTCACGGTCGTGCTCGCCGACGGCCGCGTGGTCGACACCGGGCACCGCACCGTCAAGGGCGTCACGGGCTACGACCTCACCGCGCTCATGATCGGCTCCGAGGGCACGCTCGGCGTCCTCGTGCGCGCGACCGTCCGCCTCCGCCCGCTGCCGACCGCGACGCCGTCGACGGTCGCCGCGTTCTTCCCGGACTCCGCATCGGCGGCCGCCGCGGCCTCCGCGATCACGGCCGCGCGCATCCGGCCGGCCGCGATGGAGCTGCTCGACGGCGGCGCGCTCGAGGCCATCGACGCGTTCCTCGGCACCGACCACTCCACCCGCGGATCCGCCCATCTGCTCGTGCGCTGCGACGGCCCGGATGCGGCGGACGAGGCCGCCCGCGTGGTCGAGGTCGTCGTCGCGGGCGGCGGCACGGCCGACGTGACCGACGACGCCGACGAGGGCGAGCGCCTCCTCGCGATCCGCCGCGCCTTCCACCCGGCGCTCGCCGCCCGGGGACGCGTGCTCATCGAGGACGTCGCCGTGCCGCGCTCGCGCCTCGCGGACATGCTCACGCGGATCCGCGAGATCGAGCGGGAGACGGGCCTCGCCATCCCGACCGTCGCGCACGCGGGCGACGGGAACCTGCACCCCAACTTCCTCCTCCCGGAGGATCCGACCACGCCGGACGGCGACGCGACCGGGATCCCCGATGCCGTCTGGCACGCGGCCGACCTCCTCTTCCACGCGGCCGTGGACCTCGGCGGCACGCTCACGGGCGAGCACGGCGTGGGCCTGCTCAAGCGGCGCTGGCTCGCCGACGAGCTGGGCGACGACGTCATGGGGCTGGCCGCCGGGATCCGCCGCGTGTTCGATCCGCAGGGGATCCTCAACCCCGGCAAGGCGGCCTGA
- a CDS encoding PrsW family intramembrane metalloprotease — MTDPSVPVTAHRPSPASPPPSMELPTPHASSRITASAVLGVVGVAVLLLVGLVVAAYLVLSLGIQAVAICALLALIPLAGVLLAIRWVDRWEPEPRLALLFALLWGAAASVAIALLFDLVAQYARLAIGVPTQYTEFLQLAVQAPVVEESAKAIGLLLIFWVARRHFDGPVDGVVYGATIAAGFAFTENIVYFGGPLVSGTTGTLVGTFVLRGLFSPFAHVTFTMITGIAIGYGARRGPGAALGFGASGLVGAIVLHALWNTGVTITGDFLSFYVLLQVPIFAFLVTVVILLRRYEIHLTRRRLREYAAVGWFTPAEVEMLSTWQGRRRARLWARTRGGDAGRAMGLFTRDATRLAFARQRMLSERPAASGRSEAGHLDDERRLLRAVTGHREALLRGGRR; from the coding sequence GTGACCGACCCGTCCGTCCCCGTGACCGCCCACCGTCCCTCGCCGGCCTCGCCGCCGCCGTCCATGGAGCTGCCGACGCCGCACGCGTCGTCGCGGATCACCGCGTCGGCCGTGCTCGGCGTCGTGGGCGTCGCCGTGCTGCTGCTCGTCGGCCTCGTCGTCGCCGCCTACCTCGTGCTCAGCCTCGGGATCCAGGCCGTCGCGATCTGCGCGCTCCTCGCCCTCATCCCGCTCGCCGGCGTGCTCCTCGCCATCCGCTGGGTCGACCGGTGGGAGCCCGAGCCGCGGCTCGCGCTCCTGTTCGCGCTGCTGTGGGGTGCGGCCGCATCCGTGGCGATCGCGCTGCTCTTCGACCTCGTGGCGCAGTACGCGCGCCTCGCGATCGGCGTGCCGACGCAGTACACCGAGTTCCTGCAGCTCGCCGTCCAGGCGCCCGTCGTCGAGGAGAGCGCGAAGGCGATCGGCCTCCTCCTCATCTTCTGGGTCGCGCGCCGCCACTTCGACGGGCCGGTAGACGGCGTCGTCTACGGCGCCACCATCGCGGCCGGCTTCGCCTTCACGGAGAACATCGTCTACTTCGGCGGCCCGCTCGTCTCCGGCACGACCGGCACGCTCGTCGGCACCTTCGTGCTGCGCGGCCTCTTCTCGCCGTTCGCGCACGTGACCTTCACGATGATCACCGGCATCGCCATCGGCTACGGCGCGCGTCGCGGACCCGGTGCGGCCCTCGGCTTCGGCGCGAGCGGGCTCGTCGGCGCCATCGTGCTGCACGCGCTCTGGAACACGGGCGTCACCATCACGGGCGACTTCCTCTCCTTCTACGTGCTGCTGCAGGTGCCGATCTTCGCGTTCCTCGTGACCGTCGTGATCCTCCTGCGCCGCTACGAGATCCACCTCACGCGCCGCCGCCTCCGCGAGTACGCGGCCGTCGGCTGGTTCACGCCCGCCGAGGTCGAGATGCTGAGCACGTGGCAGGGGCGCCGCCGGGCCCGGCTCTGGGCGCGCACGCGCGGCGGTGACGCGGGCCGGGCCATGGGCCTCTTCACGCGCGACGCCACGCGCCTGGCGTTCGCGCGGCAGCGGATGCTCTCCGAGCGGCCCGCCGCGTCCGGCCGGTCGGAGGCCGGGCACCTCGACGACGAGCGGCGCCTGCTGCGCGCCGTCACCGGTCACCGCGAGGCGCTCCTTCGCGGCGGACGTCGCTAG
- a CDS encoding DUF3072 domain-containing protein: MSDANQDTTGGDEKEMLGSSTPTPPQSAEKDPSTWVTGDEPMTGAQRSYLDSLATQAGEEIPADLNKAEASEQIERLQEKKDTASPQSDDAS; the protein is encoded by the coding sequence ATGAGCGATGCGAACCAGGACACCACAGGCGGCGACGAGAAGGAGATGCTCGGCTCCTCCACCCCCACGCCGCCCCAGAGCGCCGAGAAGGACCCGAGCACCTGGGTCACGGGCGACGAGCCGATGACGGGCGCGCAGCGCAGCTACCTCGACTCGCTCGCCACGCAGGCCGGCGAGGAGATCCCCGCCGACCTCAACAAGGCGGAGGCGAGCGAGCAGATCGAGCGCCTGCAGGAGAAGAAGGACACCGCGTCGCCGCAGTCGGACGACGCGAGCTGA
- a CDS encoding recombinase family protein, whose protein sequence is MTTLVGYVRVARSEESYQDQVDALDAAGCERIFVDVAGGPKAPRPGLQDALDYLRENDELLVVSLDRLGPGTADVVRILNSLEARGIAFRAVRDGLEAGTAAGRGFFAATLALATVEATTEAERHRRRSGDRPARATPDAGEETPVAPAFPSLPKGITRRKLQIAVEERSKGRDTAEIARVLDVSERVVTRALAWAESGRLGGMSR, encoded by the coding sequence ATGACCACGCTCGTCGGGTACGTCCGCGTCGCGCGCTCCGAGGAGTCCTACCAGGACCAGGTCGATGCCCTCGACGCGGCCGGCTGCGAGCGGATCTTCGTCGACGTCGCCGGAGGCCCCAAGGCCCCACGCCCCGGCCTTCAGGACGCGCTCGACTACCTCCGCGAGAACGACGAGCTGCTCGTCGTGAGCCTCGACCGGCTAGGGCCGGGCACCGCCGACGTGGTGCGGATCCTCAACTCCCTCGAGGCGCGCGGCATCGCCTTCCGCGCCGTCCGCGACGGGCTGGAGGCCGGCACCGCGGCTGGCCGCGGGTTCTTCGCGGCCACGCTCGCGCTCGCGACGGTGGAGGCGACGACGGAGGCCGAACGGCATCGCCGCCGCTCCGGCGACCGGCCCGCGCGCGCGACCCCCGATGCCGGGGAAGAGACGCCCGTCGCACCCGCCTTCCCGTCGCTGCCCAAGGGCATCACGCGGCGGAAGCTCCAGATCGCGGTCGAGGAGCGGTCGAAGGGCCGCGACACCGCGGAGATCGCGCGCGTGCTCGACGTGAGCGAGCGCGTCGTCACGCGCGCGCTCGCCTGGGCGGAGTCGGGGCGCCTGGGCGGCATGTCGCGCTGA